GAGCTTTGCAGCCATTGGTAATTGAAGCTTTCGCCGCCGAAAGCCGGATTTACCGGCCTATAGACGAGATCCTGCGCCTGCACAACGCCAGGGGCAGCAAGTATGATAAAAAAAAGGGTGAACGTGAGAAAAGCTTTTTTCATATAGCATGGGTTATAAGCTGTAGACAGTATATGTACTTTGCATCAGAAGAGCTCCCGCGCCTTTTTCCCCTCTGCTTCCAGCTGCCGTTGCAACTGATCCTGCAGCAGAAACTCATAGGCATGGCCCGCGGCGTAAGTGGCAATCTCCTCAATTATATCATACCTGGGCTGTAGCTGCTGCTCCAGGATGGTCTGGTCGTTCACCGTTACCTGGATCAACGCTCCCAAACCCCGGGCAGGAAACTCTTTTATTTGAATGGTGAAGTTCTGTGCCATTGGCGGCGCCTCCCATTGGCGGTGGAACACATCGTAAAAGTCACGCCCCATCTTGGTGATGGTCTCATCCACAACGAGCCCGTCTATTTCCAACTGGGCTGAGTTGCGGATGTTCTGCTCATACGTACGCTGCAAAGTATTCTCTTCCTGGCGAAGGGAGTCCTGAGGAACCGTCTGTTGTTGCGCCTCGGCACGGTGCAGTACCAGCGAGAGGCCTATCACAAGGCTTAGCCATAGCAGCGTAAGACGTGTTTCCATCATCAGTCTGGTCCTTGTATGATTATGAAAGAAGAAATATACTTTTCACTATACCTTCACCAATTGAAAAGGTTCTCTTAAATATTCATAATTTTAATTATAAAAGCAACATACTGCCCGCTTCCCCATAAAAAAAGCCCTGACTTGATTAAAGCCAGGGCCTCCTGATGCAAGTATATGTAACCCATTTATTTACAAGGCATTTCTATCTTTATAGCGGGAGAGAAGTACGACCTGCCCCCTTTCAGCGCCTGCAGGGCCTGCCTAAGCTCCTCCGGCTCTGAGTTTTTGAGCAGATAGCCTTTCACGCCCTCCTCCAGCAGGCTTTCCACCAGCGCCTCGTCTCCGTAGGTAGACATGATCAAAATATTGACGTGCGGGTACTTGGAAAGCAGATAGCGCGAAGTATCCACGCCGTCCATTTCTGGCATTTCCAGGTCCAGCATGATGACATCGGGCAAGTTGCTCTCCACCAGCTCGAGCAGCTCGGCTCCATTGCTGGCATCGGCTACTAGCGTGATCTCCGGAAAGGCCTTGAGTAGTTCCAGCACCCCCTTCCGAAACAGATTATGATCGTCGGCAAGTGCCAGCGTAAGTGGCTGATAAGTCATACAGGTTGATTTTGTTGTGTGTGCGTGGTGTGTGCTATGCGTTTGCAACTGGTAAAGTTATTTCGGCCTTTGTGCCCTTACCAGGAGCCGAGGTTATGGTAATGTCCCCCCCCATCAAAGCGGCACGGCTCTGCAGGCTCATAATACCAAGGCCCCCCTCTGTATTTTGCCTGTTCTGCAAAGAGCCAAGGTCAAAACCTTTGCCGTTGTCCATGTAGATCAGTTCTGTTCTGTCTTCCCCAAAGAACAGGTCCAGTGTCACTTCGCTCGCCTGAGCGTGCTTTAGCGTGTTGTTGAGCAACTCCTGCACCATACGAAAAAGCAGCAGTTCATGTTTCGCTTGCAATCTCCTATTTTTTTCATTGTATTTTACAGTGATACGCAGCAAACCTGTGCTCATAAAAGACCGCCGAAGGGCCTCCAATGCCTGCGCCAGCCCCATTTTCTCCAACACCACAGGCATCAGGTCGTGCGAGATGCGGCGCACGCTGGACAGCACATCGTCGAGTTGCTGTTTGATGTTGTATCCTGCCGTGAGCAAACCCTCGTCTTTTACAGCGGCGTTATTGATGAGCTGGTGCAGGTTTAGCTTCACCAGCGCCAGCATAGCCCCTACCTCATCGTGCAGGTCGCGGGCCACCCGGCGGCGCTCTTCCTCCTGTGCCTGAAAAGTCGCCTCCAGCAGCTGCCGCTGCTTCAGGTCGTGCAGGTAGCGTACCTGGTCCTGGTGCTGCAGCATACGCCGCTGGTAAAGCAGCACAAACACAATAATCCCCACGGCCAGAATCAGCAGCACGGGTGTGATAAGTATAAAGGGCTCCAGTGTTTTCATGCTACGCGCGTTCGTCTAAGCACCAGCAGCAACCCAATCCGGAACAGGATGTTCAACACAAGTATAACCGTGATGCACATACGCGCCGTGTCGTAGGAATCTGCCAGGGCTCTGTTAAACATGGCGTACGACATGGAGGTCCCGGCCTGGTAGATCAGTAAGCAGCAGCTCAGCACGAAAACCGGGTCACGGTCCAAGTAAATATAGGCGAAGCTATGCACTGTCTGGTAGAAGTATAGTACTGCCAAGCTGATAAGCAGCACGCTTTCGATCACGTGCGGCACGGAGTTCATCTGGGTAACTTCCTGCCCGAGCATGGAGTTCAGCACACTGTAAAGCACAAAACCCACCGCCGCCACTACCACGCCGCGCTTAAAGAGTTTCCTGGAGAAACTAATATAATAAATGACCGCCAGCAAAGCGAACTCGAGCGGTGTGTACAGGTGATCAATCCACAGGTTGTTATTCGTACCCAGGTAAGCCGTTAGCTCGGCGGCAAACTCTGCCAGGGCAATCAGAATACTGTAGGAGAACACCAGCCAGAAGAGCAAACTGCTCCTCTTGTTTAACAACAGCACGCCCCCCACTACCGGAATTGCAGAACTTAAGGAGGATAGTGCTAACAGCCAGGGGTAATATACTTCTAAAAATACTTCCATTAATCGTTTAAGCCGCTCTCCACGCAATCAGGAGGGCATATTCTCGATCTGTCCGCTATGATTCCGTTCTCAATGTCTTCCCCCTCCGCGGTAGCACCAACAAGTATAAGTTGCTTTTGCCCGTTATTGTCTTCTGCATAATACATGCGGATGCCCACGCAGTTTTCCTGCTCCAGTATCTGATTTAAAATATTCCTGCCGAAGAAATGAGCTTTCGCTATCTCACCCTCTGCCGAATCTATGCGCTTGTTACGGTAGTTTCTGGTCCACTCTGCTGCCTGGCTTAGCGCAATTGCCTCGCCTTCAGATCCGTCGTATTTTGCCATCTTGTACTAGGTTAAAGGTTGAAGATCTAAATATAGGGAATTGTAAATCTATACAACGTTAATTAGAAACTATAAATTTTATAACTCCATCCGCCTCTGCAGAAACAGGCTACTTAAGAGCTGCTTCGAAGTACAAGAGCGTACTGCCCAGGCTAAGTGCCGCATTAACCGGGCAGGAAAATAACCGTATTTTATGAGAGACTAAAAGCACGATCTGCCATGGCTAAGAAATCTTTTCAGGAGGTTGTAAGTAACCCGGACATGCCCGTACTGGTTGATTTTTACGCGGACTGGTGTGGCCCCTGCAAGGCCATGAGCCCGGTGGTGCAGCAGGTGGCCAGCGAGTTTAACGGAAAGGTGAAGGTGATCAAGGTGAACATCGACACAAACCAGGCCGCCGCCTCACAGTACCGGGTGCAGGGCGTGCCCACGTTTATCCTCTTCAACAAGGGCCAGCAAGTATGGCGGCAGTCCGGAGCCATGCCCGCGCAGCACCTGACAAAGGTGATTCAACAGTTCGTCTGATCTCTGATCAAAGGGTAATCAAGAATGAATAATGATCAATGAAAAGGAAGTATGATCAGCTTGCTCAAGTTTGGT
Above is a window of Pontibacter akesuensis DNA encoding:
- a CDS encoding CsgE family curli-type amyloid fiber assembly protein, whose product is MMETRLTLLWLSLVIGLSLVLHRAEAQQQTVPQDSLRQEENTLQRTYEQNIRNSAQLEIDGLVVDETITKMGRDFYDVFHRQWEAPPMAQNFTIQIKEFPARGLGALIQVTVNDQTILEQQLQPRYDIIEEIATYAAGHAYEFLLQDQLQRQLEAEGKKARELF
- a CDS encoding response regulator, producing the protein MTYQPLTLALADDHNLFRKGVLELLKAFPEITLVADASNGAELLELVESNLPDVIMLDLEMPEMDGVDTSRYLLSKYPHVNILIMSTYGDEALVESLLEEGVKGYLLKNSEPEELRQALQALKGGRSYFSPAIKIEMPCK
- a CDS encoding sensor histidine kinase, yielding MKTLEPFILITPVLLILAVGIIVFVLLYQRRMLQHQDQVRYLHDLKQRQLLEATFQAQEEERRRVARDLHDEVGAMLALVKLNLHQLINNAAVKDEGLLTAGYNIKQQLDDVLSSVRRISHDLMPVVLEKMGLAQALEALRRSFMSTGLLRITVKYNEKNRRLQAKHELLLFRMVQELLNNTLKHAQASEVTLDLFFGEDRTELIYMDNGKGFDLGSLQNRQNTEGGLGIMSLQSRAALMGGDITITSAPGKGTKAEITLPVANA
- the trxA gene encoding thioredoxin, which gives rise to MAKKSFQEVVSNPDMPVLVDFYADWCGPCKAMSPVVQQVASEFNGKVKVIKVNIDTNQAAASQYRVQGVPTFILFNKGQQVWRQSGAMPAQHLTKVIQQFV